One window of Desulfarculus baarsii DSM 2075 genomic DNA carries:
- the secA gene encoding preprotein translocase subunit SecA, which produces MLGKIVKSIFGTKNDREIKRLGPLLEAINAFEPKMQALGDAELAALTPAFRQRLDNGQSLDDLLPEAFAAVREAGRRTLGQRHYDAQMIGGMVLHQGKIAEMKTGEGKTLAATLPVYLNALAGRGVHVVTVNDYLARRDAEWMGAIYNFLGLSVGCIVHGLDDAQRKDQYNRDITYGTNNEFGFDYLRDNMKFTVEDLVQRDYFFAIVDEVDSILIDEARTPLIISGPGEKSSELYVQIDRLIPRLKREEHYAVDEKSRTAALTEDGVAKCEELLRVDNLYDPRYIDLLHHIQQALKAHTLFKLDVDYIVKDGEVIIVDEFTGRLMPGRRFSEGLHQALEAKENVKVASENQTLATITFQNYFRMYEKLSGMTGTADTEAEEFRKIYNLDVVVIPTHRPMVRKDNPDQIYRTEREKFDAVVREIKDLHAKGRPVLVGTINIDKSEQLSKMLKRQGVPHHVLNAKHHAQEAEIVAAAGQKNAVTISTNMAGRGTDIVLGEGVPELGGLHILGTERHESRRIDNQLRGRAGRQGDPGSSRFYVSLEDDLMRLFGSERISGIMTKLGMEEGEPIEHNLISKAIENAQRKVEGRNFEIREQLLKYDDVLNKQREVVYAQRRQALTGEGVHEAVAEMIEEQAHQLAEAHADEKIPLEQRDAQALAEAVFNVFGFKPELPEPAQWDAQTLAEEIIARARAVYQRKFDEYGAPIMLQVEQWVLLDTVDAHWKDHLLNMDHLKEGIGLRGYAQKDPLREYQREGFEMFSAMAQSVQMETVAKLMRVQLSRPEDAVQLAPQDDTPLSYSGPDAGAPEPVRRSAKKVGRNDPCPCGSGKKYKKCCGAKG; this is translated from the coding sequence ATGCTTGGAAAAATCGTCAAGTCAATCTTCGGCACCAAAAACGACCGCGAAATTAAGCGCCTAGGCCCCTTGCTGGAGGCCATCAACGCCTTCGAGCCCAAAATGCAGGCCCTGGGCGACGCCGAGCTGGCCGCCCTGACCCCGGCCTTTCGCCAGCGCCTGGACAACGGCCAAAGCCTGGACGACCTGCTGCCCGAGGCCTTCGCCGCCGTGCGCGAGGCCGGCCGCCGCACCCTGGGCCAGCGCCACTACGACGCCCAGATGATCGGTGGCATGGTCTTGCATCAGGGCAAGATCGCCGAGATGAAGACCGGCGAGGGCAAGACCCTGGCCGCCACCCTGCCGGTCTACCTCAACGCCCTGGCCGGCCGCGGCGTCCACGTGGTGACGGTCAACGACTACCTGGCCCGCCGCGACGCCGAGTGGATGGGCGCCATCTACAACTTCCTGGGCCTGAGCGTGGGCTGCATCGTCCACGGTCTGGACGACGCCCAACGCAAGGATCAATACAACCGCGACATAACCTATGGCACCAACAACGAATTCGGCTTCGACTACCTGCGCGACAACATGAAGTTCACCGTCGAAGATCTGGTGCAGCGCGACTATTTCTTCGCCATCGTCGACGAGGTCGACTCCATCCTCATCGACGAGGCCCGCACGCCGCTGATCATCAGCGGCCCCGGCGAAAAATCCAGCGAGCTTTACGTCCAGATCGACCGGCTGATCCCCCGCCTCAAGCGCGAGGAGCACTACGCCGTCGACGAAAAGAGCCGCACCGCCGCCCTCACCGAGGACGGCGTGGCCAAGTGCGAGGAGTTGCTTCGGGTCGATAATCTCTACGATCCCCGTTATATAGACCTTTTGCACCACATCCAGCAGGCCCTCAAGGCCCACACGCTCTTCAAGCTCGACGTCGATTACATCGTCAAGGACGGCGAGGTGATCATCGTCGACGAGTTCACCGGCCGCCTCATGCCCGGCCGGCGCTTTTCCGAGGGCCTGCACCAGGCCCTGGAGGCCAAGGAAAACGTCAAGGTGGCCAGCGAAAACCAGACCCTGGCCACCATCACCTTCCAGAACTACTTCCGCATGTACGAAAAACTCTCGGGCATGACCGGCACCGCCGACACCGAAGCCGAGGAGTTTCGCAAAATCTACAACCTCGACGTGGTGGTCATCCCCACCCACCGGCCCATGGTCCGCAAGGACAACCCGGATCAGATCTATCGCACCGAGCGCGAGAAGTTCGACGCCGTCGTGCGCGAGATCAAAGACCTGCACGCCAAGGGCCGGCCCGTGCTGGTGGGCACCATCAACATCGACAAGTCCGAGCAGCTTTCCAAGATGCTCAAACGGCAAGGCGTGCCCCACCACGTGCTCAACGCCAAGCACCACGCCCAGGAAGCCGAGATCGTCGCCGCCGCCGGCCAGAAAAACGCCGTGACCATCAGCACCAACATGGCCGGCCGCGGCACCGACATCGTCCTGGGCGAGGGCGTGCCCGAACTGGGCGGCCTGCACATCCTGGGCACCGAGCGCCACGAATCGCGGCGCATCGACAACCAGTTGCGCGGCCGCGCCGGCCGCCAGGGCGACCCCGGCTCCAGCCGCTTCTATGTCTCGCTGGAGGACGACCTGATGCGCCTTTTCGGCTCCGAGCGCATCAGCGGCATCATGACCAAGCTGGGCATGGAGGAAGGCGAGCCCATCGAGCACAACTTGATCTCCAAGGCCATCGAAAACGCCCAGCGCAAGGTCGAGGGCCGCAACTTCGAGATCCGCGAGCAACTGCTCAAATACGACGACGTGCTCAACAAACAGCGCGAGGTCGTCTACGCCCAGCGCCGCCAGGCCCTCACCGGTGAGGGCGTCCACGAGGCCGTGGCCGAGATGATTGAAGAACAGGCCCACCAGTTGGCCGAAGCCCACGCCGACGAGAAAATCCCGCTGGAGCAGCGCGACGCCCAGGCCCTGGCCGAGGCCGTCTTCAACGTCTTCGGCTTCAAGCCCGAGCTGCCCGAACCGGCCCAATGGGACGCCCAGACCCTGGCCGAGGAGATCATCGCCCGGGCCAGGGCCGTCTATCAGCGCAAGTTCGACGAATACGGCGCGCCGATCATGCTTCAGGTCGAGCAGTGGGTGTTGCTGGACACCGTCGACGCCCACTGGAAAGACCATCTGCTCAACATGGATCACCTCAAGGAGGGCATCGGCCTGCGCGGCTACGCCCAGAAAGACCCGCTGCGCGAGTATCAGCGCGAGGGCTTCGAGATGTTTTCGGCCATGGCCCAGAGCGTGCAGATGGAAACCGTGGCCAAGTTGATGCGCGTGCAGCTTTCGCGCCCCGAGGACGCGGTGCAATTGGCGCCCCAGGACGACACGCCGCTATCGTATTCCGGGCCCGACGCCGGCGCGCCGGAGCCCGTGCGGCGCAGCGCCAAAAAAGTCGGCCGCAACGACCCCTGCCCCTGCGGCAGCGGCAAGAAATACAAGAAATGCTGCGGGGCCAAAGGCTGA
- the alr gene encoding alanine racemase has translation MSQAAPGPYNKLTIDLEAIAHNLRALRTIMPKGLRVAGTVKSDGYGHGMVAVARKLKEAGAEFLAVAHAAEGAVLRREGLAGQILLLLGLHPSEMTQAARLRLTPVLFDLETMAALSDVATGLGLRAQCHLKVDTGMGRLGVRPEDALELLRAARALRGLEVRGLTSHLATGGSADRAMADEQAAVFGQLLAAARAEGFDLPDSSLCNSGGAMDPPAAAPGPPHVVRLGIALYGGLPDPAMAGRLDLRGAMGLASQLIAVRPARRGQPVSYGCTWRADCDTWLGVVPLGYGDGYPRAASNNGFMLVHGQRAPIVGRVCMNLTVLDLGGFDPLPQVGDEVVALGGQGADEITCDELASWCQTISYEIVCRLGAANPRIHEPA, from the coding sequence TTGTCGCAAGCCGCCCCTGGCCCCTACAACAAGCTGACGATCGACCTGGAGGCCATCGCCCACAACCTGCGCGCCTTGCGGACGATCATGCCCAAGGGTCTGCGCGTGGCCGGCACGGTCAAATCGGACGGCTACGGCCACGGCATGGTGGCCGTGGCCCGCAAGTTAAAAGAGGCCGGGGCCGAGTTCCTGGCCGTGGCTCACGCCGCCGAGGGCGCGGTGTTGCGGCGGGAGGGCCTGGCCGGCCAGATACTTCTGCTGCTGGGCCTGCATCCATCCGAGATGACCCAAGCGGCCCGCCTGCGCCTGACGCCGGTGCTGTTCGACCTGGAGACCATGGCGGCGCTGTCGGACGTGGCCACGGGCCTGGGCCTGCGGGCCCAATGCCACCTGAAGGTGGATACGGGCATGGGCCGGCTGGGCGTGCGGCCCGAGGACGCCCTGGAATTGCTGCGGGCGGCCAGGGCTCTGCGTGGCCTGGAGGTGCGCGGGCTGACCAGCCACCTGGCCACCGGCGGCTCGGCCGATCGCGCCATGGCCGACGAACAGGCCGCCGTTTTTGGCCAGCTGTTGGCGGCCGCCCGCGCCGAGGGCTTTGACCTGCCCGACTCCAGCCTGTGCAACAGCGGCGGCGCCATGGACCCGCCCGCCGCCGCGCCGGGCCCGCCCCACGTGGTTCGCCTGGGCATCGCCCTCTACGGCGGCCTGCCCGACCCGGCCATGGCCGGACGCCTGGATCTGCGCGGGGCCATGGGCCTGGCCAGCCAGTTGATCGCCGTGCGGCCGGCGCGGCGGGGCCAGCCGGTGTCTTACGGCTGCACCTGGCGGGCCGACTGCGACACCTGGCTGGGGGTCGTCCCGTTGGGCTATGGCGACGGCTATCCCCGGGCGGCGTCCAACAACGGCTTCATGTTGGTCCACGGCCAACGCGCGCCCATCGTGGGCCGGGTGTGCATGAATCTGACCGTGCTGGACCTGGGCGGTTTCGACCCCCTGCCCCAGGTCGGCGACGAGGTCGTCGCGCTGGGCGGTCAGGGCGCTGACGAAATCACCTGCGACGAACTGGCCTCGTGGTGCCAGACCATATCCTACGAAATCGTCTGCCGCCTCGGCGCGGCCAACCCGCGCATCCACGAGCCCGCTTGA
- a CDS encoding TldD/PmbA family protein, with product MDLLAKEIDRAQRLCRAAGIDEYEIMAAHSRGVTVGVRGQELDKRQASESLGLALRVIVDQRPGFSYVFGADGDQAVARAVELAVAAARAADPQPELGFAEPAAGLPLVQTFDERAAELPLAELIEGAKALAAAARAADKRVIHVHPAEVSRVVSHVRLRTSRGFDQSHAATHVSAGAEALADDGAEQEAGWDSHSACFWSELDLEDIGRRAGRKAVARLGGGPVGDGLYDVVLGREVAAQLLEILGESFLGDNVAKGRSLLAGKLGQELLAPGLAIIDDGLLPRGLGSAPFDDEGEPQRRTVLAAGGVIERFAYDRLWGALAGGGSTGNAVRPSLKAPPAVGFTNLLIEPRAGDQASLLAEMGQGLLIDEIMGGHTADPVSGEFSFGAAGHLVHNGQVNRPVKSIAMAGQILSFFRGIKKIGADIKFFGRVGAPSLLVERVSVSGP from the coding sequence ATGGATTTGCTGGCCAAAGAGATCGACCGCGCCCAGCGACTTTGCCGGGCGGCCGGGATCGACGAATACGAAATCATGGCCGCCCACTCGCGTGGGGTGACGGTGGGCGTGCGCGGCCAGGAGTTGGACAAGCGCCAGGCCTCCGAGAGCCTGGGCCTGGCCCTGCGCGTGATCGTCGATCAACGGCCTGGGTTTTCCTATGTTTTTGGGGCCGACGGCGATCAGGCCGTGGCCCGGGCGGTGGAGCTGGCCGTAGCCGCGGCGCGGGCGGCCGACCCCCAGCCCGAGCTTGGTTTCGCCGAGCCGGCGGCCGGCCTGCCGCTGGTGCAAACTTTCGACGAGCGGGCGGCCGAGTTGCCCCTGGCCGAATTGATCGAGGGGGCCAAGGCCCTGGCCGCGGCGGCGCGAGCGGCCGACAAGCGGGTGATCCACGTCCATCCGGCCGAGGTCAGCCGAGTGGTCAGCCATGTGCGGCTGCGCACCAGTCGGGGCTTTGATCAATCCCACGCCGCCACCCACGTCTCGGCCGGAGCCGAGGCCCTGGCCGACGACGGCGCCGAGCAAGAAGCCGGCTGGGATAGCCACTCCGCCTGCTTCTGGTCGGAACTGGACCTGGAGGACATCGGCCGGCGGGCCGGGCGCAAGGCCGTGGCCCGGCTGGGCGGCGGCCCGGTGGGCGACGGGCTCTACGATGTGGTGCTGGGCCGCGAGGTGGCCGCGCAATTGCTGGAAATCCTGGGCGAATCTTTTTTGGGCGACAACGTGGCCAAGGGCCGGTCACTGCTGGCCGGCAAGCTGGGGCAAGAACTCTTGGCCCCCGGCCTTGCCATCATCGACGACGGCCTGTTGCCCCGGGGCCTGGGCAGCGCGCCTTTTGACGACGAAGGCGAGCCCCAGCGGCGCACGGTGTTGGCCGCCGGTGGAGTGATCGAGCGCTTTGCCTACGACCGCCTGTGGGGCGCCCTGGCCGGCGGTGGGAGCACCGGCAACGCCGTGCGGCCGTCACTGAAGGCCCCGCCGGCGGTGGGCTTCACCAACCTGCTCATCGAACCCCGGGCCGGCGATCAGGCCTCGCTGCTGGCCGAGATGGGCCAGGGGCTTTTGATCGACGAGATCATGGGCGGCCACACCGCCGATCCGGTCAGCGGTGAATTTTCATTTGGCGCGGCGGGTCATTTGGTGCACAATGGCCAGGTGAACCGCCCGGTCAAATCCATCGCCATGGCCGGTCAGATTCTTTCGTTTTTTAGAGGCATCAAAAAAATCGGCGCGGACATCAAGTTTTTTGGCCGCGTCGGAGCCCCATCCCTGCTGGTGGAACGGGTTTCCGTCAGCGGACCCTAG
- a CDS encoding N-acetyltransferase, with translation MIRRARQSDVAFIHAILARFGREGRLLGRPLTEIYDFLRDFLIAEDASGAPIGVCGLHLCWENLAEVRSLAVLPEAQGKGVGTKLVEACCSEALTMGFNNVFTLTYRPEFFQSLGFRVVDKQLLPNKIWADCIKCVKFPNCDETALLLEM, from the coding sequence ATGATCCGCAGGGCGCGGCAAAGCGACGTGGCCTTTATCCACGCCATTCTGGCCAGGTTCGGCCGGGAGGGCCGCCTGTTGGGCCGCCCGCTGACCGAAATATACGATTTTCTGCGCGACTTCCTCATCGCCGAGGACGCCTCCGGCGCGCCCATCGGCGTGTGCGGCCTGCACCTGTGCTGGGAAAACCTGGCCGAGGTGCGCTCGTTGGCCGTGCTGCCCGAGGCCCAGGGCAAGGGCGTGGGCACCAAGCTGGTGGAGGCTTGCTGCTCCGAGGCCCTGACCATGGGCTTCAACAACGTCTTCACCCTGACCTATCGGCCCGAGTTTTTCCAGTCGTTGGGCTTTCGGGTGGTGGACAAGCAGCTCCTGCCCAACAAGATTTGGGCCGACTGCATCAAGTGCGTCAAGTTCCCCAACTGCGACGAAACGGCGCTTTTATTGGAGATGTAG
- the argS gene encoding arginine--tRNA ligase, whose product MKDKIRSAALAALAQAQAEGLLPQVTAPAFAVEKPKQAEHGDLALNLAMVLAKPCRMNPRAVAQIIIERMADAGGLIERAEIAGPGFINLFCRPLAWLSVAPEVLAQGDDFGRCALGAGRRAQVEFVSANPTGPLHVGHGRGAALGDVMARLLAFAGWEVATEYYINDAGNQMATLGRSVLIRARQARGSDEPFPDKHYRGDYIVDLAEELLASPEGAGLLAMPQDQAVDLATDWAGGKILAGIKDDLAVFGVNIATYFSERSLFADGKVQAALDELAARGLLYEADGALWFRSSQFGDDKDRVVRRSNGELTYFASDIAYHLDKFKRGFDAVVDIWGADHHGYVPRLRAAVRAAGRQPEDLTVVLVQMVNLLRGGNPVAMSTRAGEFVTLREVVDEVGADSARFIFLTRRSDAPLDFDLDVAKQKSMDNPVFYVQYAHTRVCSVLRKALEAGQGQAPPQGLDLGRLGPAEVDLAKIIGQFPEMVRGAAETLEPHRVAYYLRELASAFHSYYNETHILVDDAALSAARLCLARAVGQVLRNGLALLGVSAPEAM is encoded by the coding sequence ATGAAAGACAAGATTCGTTCCGCCGCCCTGGCCGCCCTGGCCCAGGCCCAAGCCGAGGGCCTGCTGCCCCAGGTTACCGCGCCGGCCTTTGCCGTCGAAAAGCCCAAACAGGCCGAACACGGCGACCTGGCCTTGAACCTGGCCATGGTCCTGGCCAAGCCCTGCCGCATGAACCCCAGGGCCGTGGCCCAGATCATCATCGAGCGGATGGCCGACGCCGGCGGGCTGATCGAACGGGCCGAGATCGCCGGGCCGGGCTTCATCAACCTGTTCTGCCGACCGCTGGCCTGGCTGTCGGTCGCGCCCGAAGTTCTGGCCCAAGGCGATGATTTCGGCCGCTGCGCGCTGGGCGCGGGCAGGCGGGCGCAGGTGGAGTTCGTCAGCGCCAACCCCACCGGACCGCTGCACGTGGGTCACGGCCGCGGCGCGGCCCTGGGCGACGTGATGGCCCGGCTGCTGGCCTTTGCCGGCTGGGAGGTGGCCACCGAATACTACATCAACGACGCCGGCAACCAGATGGCCACCCTGGGCCGTTCGGTGCTGATCCGGGCCCGCCAGGCCCGCGGCTCCGACGAGCCTTTCCCGGACAAACACTACCGTGGCGACTACATCGTCGACCTGGCAGAGGAACTGCTGGCCTCGCCCGAGGGGGCCGGGTTGCTGGCCATGCCGCAGGACCAGGCCGTGGATCTGGCCACCGACTGGGCCGGCGGCAAGATTCTGGCCGGCATCAAGGACGACCTGGCCGTTTTTGGCGTGAATATCGCAACCTATTTCAGCGAGCGCTCGCTGTTCGCCGACGGCAAGGTGCAAGCGGCCCTGGACGAGCTGGCCGCGCGGGGCCTTTTGTACGAGGCCGACGGCGCGCTGTGGTTCCGGTCCAGCCAGTTCGGCGACGACAAGGACCGCGTGGTGCGTCGCTCCAACGGCGAGTTGACCTATTTCGCCAGCGATATCGCCTATCACCTGGACAAGTTCAAGCGCGGTTTCGACGCCGTCGTCGACATCTGGGGGGCCGACCATCACGGCTACGTGCCCCGGCTGCGGGCGGCGGTGCGCGCGGCGGGCCGCCAGCCCGAGGACTTGACGGTGGTGTTGGTGCAGATGGTCAACCTGCTGCGCGGCGGCAATCCGGTGGCCATGAGCACCAGGGCCGGCGAGTTCGTGACCCTGCGCGAGGTCGTCGACGAAGTGGGCGCCGATAGCGCCCGGTTCATCTTTCTGACCCGCCGCTCGGACGCGCCGCTGGATTTCGACCTGGACGTGGCCAAGCAAAAGAGCATGGACAACCCCGTGTTCTACGTGCAGTACGCCCACACCCGCGTTTGCAGCGTCTTGCGCAAGGCCCTCGAGGCCGGCCAGGGCCAGGCCCCGCCGCAGGGCCTCGACCTGGGCCGCCTGGGCCCGGCCGAGGTGGATCTGGCCAAGATCATCGGGCAGTTCCCCGAGATGGTGCGCGGGGCGGCCGAGACCTTGGAGCCCCACCGCGTCGCTTATTATCTGCGCGAACTGGCCAGCGCGTTTCATTCCTATTACAATGAAACCCACATCCTGGTCGATGACGCCGCCCTGAGCGCGGCGCGACTTTGCCTGGCCCGCGCCGTGGGCCAGGTGCTGCGCAACGGTCTGGCGCTGCTGGGCGTGAGCGCGCCCGAAGCCATGTAG
- a CDS encoding M23 family metallopeptidase, whose protein sequence is MFKKFTILLIPEGAHHVQRLTIPRLVLPALALLLVASISLAGFWLYQYQTICDELPNLQALQRQTERQEAQVEAFGRELGEFKEQMLSLKKFNNRLRVMANLEKPASDDGAFGVGGPEADKVGLGLSVAGSVRERQLQSMRRDLDQMVTESELQRELQQELANFLQERRSILASTPAIWPVRGWVTSGFGYRVSPFTGKRTFHAGIDISSRMGTRIVAPADGVVTFRGRQGGFGKMLAINHGHGIVTRYGHLRDYKVNVGQKVKRGQVIGQMGNSGRSTGPHLHYEVLLSGVPTNPRYYILD, encoded by the coding sequence GTGTTCAAAAAGTTCACCATACTCTTGATCCCTGAAGGCGCGCACCACGTTCAACGACTGACCATCCCCCGTTTGGTGCTGCCTGCTTTGGCCCTGTTGCTTGTCGCTTCCATCAGTTTGGCCGGTTTCTGGCTTTATCAATATCAAACAATCTGCGATGAGTTGCCCAACCTCCAGGCCCTCCAGCGCCAAACCGAGCGCCAGGAGGCCCAGGTCGAGGCCTTTGGCCGCGAGTTGGGCGAGTTCAAAGAGCAGATGCTCTCCCTGAAGAAATTCAACAACCGCCTGCGGGTGATGGCCAACCTGGAAAAACCGGCCAGCGACGACGGGGCCTTTGGCGTGGGCGGCCCCGAGGCCGACAAGGTCGGCCTGGGCCTGAGCGTGGCTGGCAGCGTGCGCGAACGCCAGTTGCAATCCATGCGCCGCGACCTGGACCAGATGGTCACCGAGAGCGAGTTGCAGCGCGAGTTGCAGCAAGAGCTGGCCAACTTCCTGCAAGAGCGCCGTTCGATCCTGGCCTCGACCCCGGCCATCTGGCCGGTGCGCGGCTGGGTCACCAGCGGCTTCGGCTACCGCGTTTCGCCCTTCACCGGCAAGCGGACTTTCCACGCCGGCATCGACATCTCCTCGCGCATGGGCACCCGGATCGTGGCCCCGGCCGACGGCGTGGTCACCTTCCGCGGCCGTCAGGGCGGCTTTGGCAAGATGCTGGCCATCAACCACGGCCACGGCATCGTCACCCGCTACGGCCACCTCAGGGACTACAAGGTCAACGTGGGCCAAAAGGTCAAGCGCGGCCAGGTCATCGGCCAGATGGGCAACAGCGGCCGCTCCACCGGCCCCCACCTGCACTACGAGGTGCTGCTTTCGGGCGTGCCTACCAACCCCCGCTACTACATTCTCGATTGA
- a CDS encoding SPOR domain-containing protein, with translation MAAASRKRRGRLSDSGLAWGRAIFTLFLTAWAFVLGVLVGQGVLATPEQIHWLKRASGLDVVFDSPAAKPPQDDLTKVQLSFYDSLSGDKPGPGGHAPAPAATPTPRKDSAQPVDEPVGVYAVQVASFKDKPQAQELAARLRGGGHPSFIVEAQVSGLGPRYRVRVGPFKNKQDAQTAADSIRELHKLAGLVLKEP, from the coding sequence GTGGCGGCCGCCTCTCGCAAACGCCGTGGACGGCTTTCCGACTCGGGCCTGGCCTGGGGCCGGGCCATCTTCACGTTGTTTTTGACGGCGTGGGCCTTTGTGCTGGGCGTGCTGGTGGGCCAGGGCGTTTTGGCCACGCCCGAACAGATCCACTGGCTCAAGCGGGCTTCGGGCCTGGACGTGGTCTTCGACTCGCCGGCCGCCAAGCCGCCCCAGGACGACCTGACCAAGGTGCAGCTTTCGTTCTACGATTCGCTTTCCGGCGACAAACCCGGCCCCGGCGGCCACGCCCCGGCCCCGGCGGCCACGCCCACGCCCAGGAAAGACTCGGCCCAACCCGTCGATGAGCCCGTCGGCGTCTACGCGGTGCAGGTGGCCTCGTTCAAGGACAAGCCCCAGGCCCAGGAGTTGGCCGCCCGCCTGCGCGGCGGCGGTCACCCCTCGTTCATCGTCGAGGCCCAGGTCAGCGGCCTGGGCCCGCGCTACCGCGTGCGCGTGGGTCCGTTCAAGAACAAACAAGACGCCCAAACCGCCGCCGACAGTATCCGCGAGCTGCACAAGCTGGCCGGCCTGGTGCTCAAAGAGCCATAA
- a CDS encoding solute carrier family 23 protein, with product MPQKPANVIFGLADKPPLGTTVFLGFQHVCLVAISLVFPALLIYETGGSPEQAGFMIDMSLLAGGLGAIMQSLPRGPVGCGYFCPQVCGPSFWAASLAAAKMGGLPLVLGMTAVAGLIESIFSRFMHKLRGLFPPEVIGLIVALVGITVIRTAMNSLTASDPQAEAFAHHGLLIGLFTLGVMIALNIWTKGNLRLFCSLIGMAAGYGLSIASGLVHQEHMLHVGQQPWIDLPVLDHPGLAFDCSLILPLVVATLCSTLKTVGDITTCQKINDEQWKRPDMTNIKKGILADGLTCLTAGVVGGFGQSTSSSNIGLSIATGATSRVIGVAVGAIMIVMSLCPKLAAVFTVMPRPVMGGTLLFAMSFMVVAGVQIITSRMLDSRKTFVVGLSLIIGLSVDITPQVYEGLPEAIRPIFGSSLSAGAICAVFLNLVFRLGLRKSAQTALPATAQAQGEAVAFLKRQGAAWGARAEVINRAAAGLSELVELLTLHGMVRQGGIDVQASFDELSVSLKLSYAGQAVELPPAPPEASTILEDQLAQRRLGGFLIGKYADQVEVARRGEINEVRLRWEH from the coding sequence CGACCGTCTTCCTTGGCTTCCAACACGTGTGCTTGGTCGCCATTTCCCTGGTCTTTCCTGCCTTGCTGATCTATGAAACCGGCGGCAGCCCAGAGCAGGCCGGTTTCATGATCGACATGTCGCTGCTGGCCGGCGGGTTGGGGGCGATCATGCAATCGCTGCCCAGGGGGCCGGTGGGTTGCGGGTATTTCTGCCCGCAGGTGTGCGGGCCGTCGTTCTGGGCGGCGTCGCTGGCGGCGGCCAAAATGGGCGGTTTGCCGCTGGTGCTGGGCATGACCGCCGTGGCCGGCCTGATAGAATCGATTTTCTCCAGGTTCATGCACAAGTTGCGCGGGCTGTTTCCGCCAGAGGTGATCGGCCTGATCGTGGCCCTGGTGGGCATCACCGTCATCCGCACGGCCATGAACAGCCTCACCGCCAGCGACCCCCAAGCCGAGGCCTTCGCCCACCACGGCCTGCTCATCGGCCTGTTCACCCTGGGCGTGATGATCGCCCTCAATATCTGGACAAAGGGCAATCTGCGCCTTTTCTGCTCGCTGATCGGCATGGCCGCCGGCTACGGCCTGTCCATCGCCAGCGGCCTGGTTCACCAGGAGCACATGCTCCACGTCGGCCAGCAACCGTGGATCGATCTGCCCGTGTTGGATCACCCCGGCTTGGCTTTCGACTGCTCGCTGATCCTGCCGTTGGTGGTGGCCACGCTATGCTCGACCCTCAAGACCGTCGGCGACATCACCACCTGCCAGAAGATCAACGACGAACAGTGGAAACGGCCCGACATGACAAATATCAAAAAGGGCATCCTGGCCGACGGCCTGACTTGCCTGACGGCGGGCGTGGTGGGCGGATTTGGCCAATCGACCTCCTCGAGCAACATCGGCCTTTCCATCGCCACCGGAGCCACCAGCCGGGTCATCGGCGTAGCCGTGGGCGCGATCATGATCGTCATGTCGCTGTGCCCCAAGCTGGCGGCGGTGTTCACGGTCATGCCCCGGCCGGTCATGGGCGGCACGCTGTTGTTCGCCATGAGCTTCATGGTGGTGGCCGGCGTCCAGATAATCACCAGCCGCATGCTCGATTCACGCAAGACCTTCGTGGTGGGCCTGTCTTTGATCATCGGCCTGAGCGTCGACATCACCCCCCAGGTCTACGAAGGCCTGCCCGAAGCCATCCGGCCCATCTTCGGCTCGTCGCTTTCGGCCGGAGCCATCTGCGCGGTGTTCCTCAACCTGGTGTTCCGCCTGGGCCTGCGCAAATCGGCCCAGACCGCGTTGCCGGCCACGGCCCAGGCCCAGGGTGAGGCCGTGGCCTTCCTCAAGCGCCAGGGCGCGGCGTGGGGCGCGCGGGCCGAGGTGATCAACCGGGCGGCGGCGGGCCTGAGCGAATTGGTGGAGCTGTTGACCCTGCACGGCATGGTGCGCCAGGGCGGCATCGACGTTCAGGCCTCTTTCGACGAATTGAGCGTCAGCTTGAAGCTTTCTTACGCGGGCCAAGCCGTGGAGCTGCCCCCGGCGCCGCCCGAGGCGTCGACGATCCTGGAAGATCAATTGGCCCAACGTCGGTTGGGTGGCTTTTTGATAGGCAAATACGCCGACCAGGTGGAGGTGGCGCGGCGCGGCGAGATCAACGAGGTGCGGCTGCGCTGGGAGCATTGA
- a CDS encoding GNAT family N-acetyltransferase gives MRAVDQAWFAIRPLDPADAQAVCRVHHAAVAALANDGLHTPAQLSLWAAGMRPEVITQRLPAEGARGLVAQAAGEVIGFGVLLEAEIRALYVDVRWQGRGAGRGLLLALEALIAEAGHTRLTLNSSLNARRFYQAMGYNALREAVFPLGENEAMRCVVMEKRLREQPLSAL, from the coding sequence ATGCGCGCCGTTGATCAAGCGTGGTTTGCCATCCGACCCCTGGACCCCGCCGACGCCCAGGCCGTCTGCCGCGTCCATCACGCGGCCGTGGCCGCCTTGGCCAACGACGGCTTGCACACGCCGGCCCAATTGTCGCTTTGGGCCGCGGGCATGCGTCCGGAAGTGATCACCCAACGCCTGCCCGCCGAGGGGGCGCGAGGCCTGGTGGCCCAAGCGGCGGGCGAGGTGATCGGTTTCGGGGTATTGTTAGAAGCCGAGATCAGGGCCCTTTACGTGGACGTCCGCTGGCAAGGCCGTGGCGCGGGCCGTGGCCTGTTGCTGGCGCTGGAGGCGTTGATCGCCGAGGCGGGGCACACGCGGCTCACGCTGAACAGCTCGCTCAACGCGCGCCGCTTTTACCAGGCCATGGGATACAACGCCTTGCGGGAGGCCGTCTTCCCGCTGGGTGAAAACGAGGCCATGCGTTGCGTGGTCATGGAAAAACGCTTGCGTGAACAGCCGCTGTCGGCACTCTGA